A portion of the Blautia hansenii DSM 20583 genome contains these proteins:
- a CDS encoding YbbR-like domain-containing protein — protein sequence MINKFTLKVLSLIIAILIWLLVRNVDDPIVVRTFYEIPVSIENASYFAENLEIPLLVDGKDTVKVRVKGARSVVSKLKKEDIKAVADMTQIISKDTTPIMVPVEVTGTGISDSDITVRPRNIQVDIEKQKSVEKTIAVSTGDTQPDKDYEIGNLKANPEKVTISGPETIINKIDKVVALIDVTGRKESNIEIKSQLKIYDKNLDELSPKQLEYLNIKEISDNTIRIQAQFWKVKQNVKIKAEYSGEPKRGYEVDSINLVPDTISVAGTDEALKKLEQEGNTLEIPGKYIDVTDKTGDFEQNIDLSELLPEDLKLVRDLNSSVIATVKILPYNSRDYEVSVTQIEADNKAEDLDLVFQDEQITIRAKAKEQDLDSLSAANIQVQIDLNGYGEGEYEVPVTVTLPGGYELVESIKVKVKLVPGAEK from the coding sequence AAATGTGGATGATCCAATTGTTGTGCGAACCTTTTATGAAATACCGGTAAGCATTGAAAACGCCTCTTATTTTGCGGAAAACTTAGAAATTCCATTACTGGTGGATGGAAAGGATACCGTGAAAGTTCGAGTTAAGGGCGCTCGTTCTGTTGTGAGTAAGCTGAAAAAGGAAGATATCAAGGCTGTCGCAGATATGACACAAATTATTTCAAAAGATACTACACCGATTATGGTGCCTGTGGAGGTTACCGGTACAGGTATATCAGACTCAGATATTACAGTGAGACCTAGAAATATCCAGGTAGATATTGAAAAACAGAAAAGTGTGGAAAAAACCATTGCTGTCAGCACCGGAGATACACAACCGGATAAGGATTATGAAATCGGGAATTTAAAAGCAAATCCTGAGAAGGTTACGATTTCAGGACCGGAAACCATCATTAATAAAATTGATAAGGTAGTTGCTTTAATCGATGTGACAGGAAGAAAAGAAAGTAATATAGAAATAAAGTCTCAACTAAAGATATATGATAAAAATCTGGATGAATTGTCACCAAAACAGCTGGAATATCTGAATATAAAAGAAATCAGTGATAATACTATCCGAATACAGGCGCAGTTCTGGAAAGTAAAACAGAATGTGAAGATAAAAGCCGAATATTCGGGAGAACCGAAGCGTGGCTATGAGGTAGACAGTATTAATCTGGTGCCGGATACAATCAGCGTGGCAGGGACTGATGAGGCTTTAAAGAAGCTGGAACAGGAAGGCAATACACTGGAAATTCCGGGGAAATATATTGATGTTACAGACAAGACGGGAGATTTTGAACAAAATATTGATTTGAGTGAATTGCTTCCAGAGGATTTGAAGCTGGTAAGAGATTTGAACAGCTCTGTAATTGCTACGGTAAAAATTCTTCCGTATAACAGCAGGGACTACGAGGTTTCCGTTACTCAGATTGAAGCAGATAATAAAGCGGAAGATTTAGATTTGGTATTTCAGGATGAACAGATTACAATTCGTGCAAAAGCAAAAGAGCAGGATTTAGATAGTCTAAGTGCTGCCAATATACAGGTTCAAATTGATTTGAACGGATACGGAGAAGGGGAATACGAAGTCCCGGTAACTGTTACGCTGCCAGGTGGATATGAGCTGGTAGAAAGTATCAAAGTAAAGGTGAAATTAGTTCCGGGAGCTGAAAAGTAA
- a CDS encoding HPr family phosphocarrier protein: MVSKKVIIKNPTGLHLRPAGVLCKEAMQFKSLITFNFRGGTANAKSVLSVLGACIKSGTEIELVCEGEDEELALKTLVDAIESGLGE; the protein is encoded by the coding sequence ATGGTTAGTAAAAAGGTAATAATAAAAAATCCTACCGGTCTTCATTTAAGACCGGCGGGAGTTCTCTGCAAAGAGGCGATGCAGTTTAAATCGTTGATAACATTTAATTTCCGTGGGGGAACGGCAAATGCAAAAAGCGTATTGAGCGTTTTAGGCGCTTGTATTAAGTCGGGAACAGAAATTGAATTGGTATGCGAAGGAGAAGATGAAGAGCTTGCATTGAAAACTCTCGTAGACGCAATAGAAAGCGGTTTAGGGGAATAG
- a CDS encoding AzlC family ABC transporter permease — protein MIHNKMKQGIKDGVPIAIGYFSVSFTFGMLAAKSGISIFHAVLISLLNLTSAGQFAGMNAILAQASFMEMALTQLVINIRYSLMSLSLSQKLDSSVKVRERLAVSYGVTDEIFAVASSKPGTIGAHYMYGLILLPVLGWVGGTFAGAAAGSLLPAEIISALGVALYGMFIAIVVPVAAEHKEVKVVVLTALCLSTALYYLPIGKRISSGFSMIICTVFAAGLGAVLFPIKEEQE, from the coding sequence ATGATACATAATAAGATGAAACAAGGGATAAAAGACGGAGTTCCCATAGCAATCGGTTATTTTTCAGTAAGTTTTACTTTTGGTATGCTGGCAGCCAAAAGCGGTATATCCATATTCCATGCGGTGTTGATTTCTTTGCTTAATTTGACTTCGGCGGGGCAGTTTGCAGGCATGAACGCAATTCTTGCTCAGGCATCTTTTATGGAAATGGCTTTGACACAGCTTGTTATCAATATAAGATATAGTCTGATGTCCCTTTCCCTGTCTCAGAAGTTAGACAGCAGTGTAAAAGTGAGAGAACGACTGGCAGTGTCTTATGGAGTGACAGATGAAATCTTTGCAGTGGCAAGCTCCAAGCCGGGAACAATAGGGGCACACTATATGTATGGATTAATACTTCTTCCTGTATTGGGGTGGGTAGGAGGAACTTTTGCAGGAGCAGCGGCAGGCTCGCTTCTTCCTGCTGAGATAATCAGTGCGCTGGGAGTTGCTTTATATGGAATGTTTATTGCCATTGTAGTTCCCGTAGCAGCAGAGCACAAGGAAGTAAAGGTAGTTGTTCTTACAGCCCTTTGTCTGAGTACAGCGCTTTATTATCTGCCCATAGGAAAGCGGATTTCTTCCGGATTTTCCATGATTATCTGCACCGTGTTTGCAGCCGGCTTAGGCGCCGTTTTATTTCCAATAAAGGAGGAACAGGAATGA